The region CGTCTGGCTGCTCTTCGTGTACTTCCCGTTCGTACACATGGTCTGGGGCGGTGGAATGCTCGCGCAATGGGGCGTGCTTGATTTCGCAGGCGGTATTGTCGTGCACGCCATCGCAGGTATGGCCGCGCTCGCCTCGGTATTCTTCGTCGGGAAACGCAAGGTCGCGGAAAGCGGTCCCCACAGTATCCCGCTCGTCGCGCTGGGTACCGGACTGCTGTGGTTCGGCTGGTACGGTTTCAACGCCGGAAGTGAGCTGCAGGTCGATCAGATCACCGCGCTTGCTTTCCTGAACACGGACGTCGCCGCATCCTTCGCCGGTGTGACCTGGCTCATCCTGGCATGGACCATCGAGAAAAAGCCCAAATTCGTCGGACTGCTCACCGGCGCCGTGGCCGGACTCGCCACCATTACTCCCGCGGCCGGCTTCGTTTCCACCAGCAGCGCCGTCATCATCGGTATCGCATCCGGCTTCGTCTGCTACTTCGCGGTTGCGCTGAAAAATAAACTGAAATGGGATGACGCGCTCGACGTCTGGGGCGTCCACGGTGTCGGCGGTATTCTCGGGACCATCGCACTCGGACTCTTCGGCAGCACGGCTGTCAACGCAGCGGGTGCGGACGGATTGCTTTTCGGTGGCGCAGACTTTTTCTTCAAGGAAGTCGTTGCCGTGGTCGGCGCTTCCATCTACGCATTTGCCTTTACCTGGGTCGCACTGAAAGTGATCAACCTGATTACACCGGTTCGCACCTCCGACCTGGAAGAAGCGAGCCTGGATGAGTCCCTTCATGGTGAAACAGCATATATCGAGGGTATTTAATGAAGAACATTCTCTTTTCCTCCCTGCTCGCTCTGTTGATACTCGGCGGCGCCACACAGCTGTCGGCGCAGGATACGCCCTGGTATCAGAACGTGGACATGCACGGCTACGTGTCCTCCTCGTTCAACTACAACATGAACAAGCCGCACTCGGGCATGAACGCGTTTCGCATCTTTGATCAGACGCACAATACGTTCAACTTCGATGTGTTTCAGCTCAGGCTGCAGCACGACGCCGAGAAAGCCGGCGACGCGGGCTTCCGCTTCGACCTGATCACCGGCGCCCTGCCGCAGTACACCGCGTCAAGCGGACTGTTCGGCGGTCAGAACATCGACGTGCTTCAGGCCTATGCCACGTATATCGTGCCGCTGGGTGACGGACTGACCATCGACGCAGGTAAGTTCCTGACGCACATGGGCTATGAGCTGATCGAAGGCTACGACGGCTATAACGACAACATGAGCCGCTCGTTCTGCTTCGGTTATGCCATTCCCTTCGCCCACACGGGCGTGCGCGCAAGCTACGGTTTCAGTGACATGGTCTCGGCCATGGTCATGGTTGCCAACGGCTGGGACAATGCCGTGGAGAACAACAAGAACAAGACTGTGGGCGCGCAGCTGGCGCTCACACCGAATGATGATATCTTCTTCGCCGTCAATGGCATTTACGGTGCGGAAGGCGACAGCGACAACAGCAACAATACCTCCGTCATCGATATCGTGGGTACGTGGTCGATCACCGACATGATCAGCCTCGGCGTGAATGTCGATCTCGGCAGCATGGACGCCCCGGCACTCGAGGATGAGAGCGCATCGTGGACCGGTTTCGCCGGCTACCTGCGTTTTGATCTCGCCGACAAGTTCGCAATCGCACTTCGCGGCGAGCAGTTCGACGATGCCGACGGCATGCGCACCGGCGTGAAGCAGAAGCTCACCGAGTTTACCATCACACCGGAATATCGTCCCACCGACAATTTCGTTTTCCGTATGGACTTCCGTATGGACAGCTCCGATCAGAACGTCTTTGAAGACGGTGAGGAAATGACGGACAGTCAGACCACCATCGGATTCAACGTGATTTATCTCTTCTGATATCCTCCTTCCTTCAGAGAGAAATCGGGCGTCCATCCCTGCATGCGGGATGGACGCTTTTTATTTACCGCCGGAAAAGCCGATTTTTTACTTTCCCGCATTCACACCAGCGCTCTCGATACCATGCGTACTTTTCTCCTGACTTTCTTCCTTCTGACCACAACCGTCTCCCTGCACGCGCAGGAAAACCTGCTGCAAAGCGCGCTCGACGGATTCGGACTCGATTCCTCCACCGTCGGGTATCGTCCCCTCTCGACCTGGAACGCCGCCACGCGCAGCGATCCCTTCCGGCTGCATTACTTTGACGATCTGCTGGCGCGTCCCCTGAAAATCCCGTCCTTCACGCAGGACATCCTCTGGCGCTACCGCATCTGGGCAACGGGCGACAGCAGTAATTTCCCACGCGCAACACTCGCGCGGATACGTCCCCTCTCGGCCATGGTCATGAATTCGGCGCGCAATCTCGGACTCGACGTCGGCAAATACGGCTACGATTACGAACCGAAGATCCATGGCGAGCAGCCCCTCGTCGAAGCCATAGCCGGGATGTATGCCGATATGGGACGCGACATGGGTGACAACATTGTGTACGCTCTGCCGACGCAGCATTGGACGGACATCCGCGGACGCGTGGAGAAAGCTGTCGCACCTCTGCCCCGGCCGCTGCGCGCATCCCTCGCGCGCATCCTGGAAGCGATACGCGAGGCGCGGCGCTGGCGCGAGAATTCCCTCCGCGCAATTCCACGGGATCAGTGGCAGCACATTTTCTTCAGCACTACGCTGGAAGAATCGCAGTGCGACGCGCACACCTTCGACCAGGTCGTGTACGACGCGGCCGTGGCGTTCGACACGAAATCCGCCGCCTGGGGCGGCATGCTGCTCGCGCAGGCGGTGGAGAAGGAAGTCCCGGTGCTGCTCGCGTATGCAGAAAGTGCATATGCACTGGATATTCCCACGCCCATGGGACGCATACTGCTTGCGGGCAGCGGAGACGATACCCATGCGGCGC is a window of bacterium DNA encoding:
- a CDS encoding ammonium transporter, translated to MFDTGNTGFMLVATSLVMLMTPGLAFFYGGLVGRKNVLSIMIQSFVSMGITTVLWFAVGYSLCFSGDIGGIIGNLDHAFLAGISVDEVFGSGTNNIPLMVFIAYQMMFAIITPALITGAFTNRVTFKAYIIFLVVWLLFVYFPFVHMVWGGGMLAQWGVLDFAGGIVVHAIAGMAALASVFFVGKRKVAESGPHSIPLVALGTGLLWFGWYGFNAGSELQVDQITALAFLNTDVAASFAGVTWLILAWTIEKKPKFVGLLTGAVAGLATITPAAGFVSTSSAVIIGIASGFVCYFAVALKNKLKWDDALDVWGVHGVGGILGTIALGLFGSTAVNAAGADGLLFGGADFFFKEVVAVVGASIYAFAFTWVALKVINLITPVRTSDLEEASLDESLHGETAYIEGI
- a CDS encoding porin, translating into MKNILFSSLLALLILGGATQLSAQDTPWYQNVDMHGYVSSSFNYNMNKPHSGMNAFRIFDQTHNTFNFDVFQLRLQHDAEKAGDAGFRFDLITGALPQYTASSGLFGGQNIDVLQAYATYIVPLGDGLTIDAGKFLTHMGYELIEGYDGYNDNMSRSFCFGYAIPFAHTGVRASYGFSDMVSAMVMVANGWDNAVENNKNKTVGAQLALTPNDDIFFAVNGIYGAEGDSDNSNNTSVIDIVGTWSITDMISLGVNVDLGSMDAPALEDESASWTGFAGYLRFDLADKFAIALRGEQFDDADGMRTGVKQKLTEFTITPEYRPTDNFVFRMDFRMDSSDQNVFEDGEEMTDSQTTIGFNVIYLF